From a single Bacillus gobiensis genomic region:
- a CDS encoding L-threonylcarbamoyladenylate synthase gives MKTMQWTVDAKKDLSTNYSQISQAAQLLQKNEVVAFPTETVYGLGANAMSTEAVMKIYEAKGRPSDNPLIVHISKIEDLERFTENIQPYAEELIKSFWPGPLTIVVPCKQGKLSTKVTAGLDTVAVRMPSHPVAMEIIKQSGLPIAAPSANLSGKPSPTKAVHVLNDLDGKIAGIIDGGPTGVGLESTVVSCIGEAPVILRPGGITKEELERVAGPVRMDEALTDERKAPISPGMKYRHYAPVAPLTIVDGRPEQIQELADRYRQEGLRVGILTTKERESVYNASSVKSCGSRSKLDTVAYSLYDTLRSFDDDELDILLAESFPDEGVGKAIMNRLLKAAGNKMLQL, from the coding sequence ATGAAAACGATGCAATGGACTGTGGATGCAAAAAAGGATTTATCCACAAATTATTCACAGATTTCACAGGCTGCGCAGCTATTGCAAAAAAATGAGGTAGTTGCCTTTCCGACAGAAACGGTTTACGGCCTCGGTGCTAATGCAATGAGTACGGAAGCGGTCATGAAAATATATGAAGCGAAAGGGCGTCCGAGTGATAACCCGCTTATTGTCCATATCTCGAAAATAGAGGATCTCGAGCGATTCACAGAAAATATTCAACCATACGCAGAAGAACTTATCAAAAGCTTTTGGCCGGGTCCGCTGACAATTGTGGTCCCTTGCAAGCAGGGGAAGCTATCAACAAAGGTGACTGCCGGGCTTGATACAGTAGCAGTCCGAATGCCGAGTCATCCCGTTGCGATGGAAATCATTAAACAAAGCGGTCTGCCGATTGCCGCTCCAAGCGCGAATTTGTCAGGAAAACCGAGTCCGACAAAGGCTGTTCATGTATTGAATGATCTGGATGGAAAAATTGCCGGGATTATTGATGGCGGACCAACTGGAGTGGGGCTTGAATCAACGGTTGTTTCTTGTATCGGCGAAGCACCTGTGATTTTAAGACCCGGTGGAATCACGAAAGAGGAGCTGGAGAGAGTAGCAGGTCCGGTGCGAATGGATGAGGCGTTAACGGATGAAAGAAAGGCGCCGATCTCTCCAGGGATGAAGTATAGGCACTATGCTCCGGTAGCTCCGCTAACAATTGTTGATGGAAGACCGGAGCAAATACAAGAGCTTGCTGACCGGTATAGGCAGGAAGGTCTGAGAGTAGGAATATTAACAACAAAGGAGCGGGAATCTGTATATAATGCTTCTTCGGTTAAGTCATGCGGCAGCCGGAGCAAGCTGGATACCGTAGCCTATAGTTTATATGATACGCTTCGAAGCTTTGATGATGATGAGCTTGATATCCTTTTAGCCGAAAGCTTTCCGGATGAAGGGGTTGGAAAAGCGATTATGAATCGGCTTCTTAAAGCAGCAGGAAATAAAATGCTCCAGCTTTAG